In Nitrospira sp., a single genomic region encodes these proteins:
- a CDS encoding NADH-quinone oxidoreductase subunit H, whose amino-acid sequence MLIPTILSAIVLSVTQVLVLVMLAPLIVGLIRKVKARLQCRRGPSLFQPYADLAKLFRKQSVISSTTSWIFTATPYIVFGSTLTAGLLVPVFVAQVPLSFAGNIIALVYLFALGTFFLILAGLDAGSAFGGMGGSREAIVASLTEPAMILSIFAIALTAGSTNLSTIVHKTALLEGVATDPVPHLMALAALFIVTLAETGRVPVDNPATHLELTMIHEAMILEYSGRYLALLEWASAIKLLVFLTLIANVFAPWGIATDPTPLALVVGGMVYVAKVSLLAALIGLIECMFAKLRLFRVTDLLGVAFILALLGLLFFYILQD is encoded by the coding sequence ATGCTGATCCCGACTATCCTGTCTGCCATTGTCCTCTCGGTGACCCAGGTGCTCGTCCTGGTGATGCTGGCGCCGCTCATCGTCGGGCTCATCCGCAAGGTGAAGGCTCGGCTCCAATGCAGGCGTGGACCAAGCCTTTTCCAACCCTACGCGGACCTGGCCAAGCTGTTCAGAAAGCAGTCGGTTATTTCGTCGACCACTTCGTGGATCTTCACAGCGACGCCGTACATTGTTTTCGGCTCTACCTTGACAGCTGGCTTGCTGGTGCCGGTCTTCGTCGCTCAGGTTCCCCTGAGCTTTGCGGGCAACATCATCGCGCTCGTCTACTTGTTCGCCCTCGGTACGTTCTTCCTGATCCTGGCCGGGCTCGATGCGGGTTCGGCATTCGGCGGCATGGGCGGCAGTCGTGAGGCCATCGTCGCATCACTGACGGAACCGGCCATGATCTTGTCGATCTTTGCCATCGCCCTGACGGCCGGGTCAACCAACCTCAGCACGATCGTCCACAAGACCGCGCTGCTCGAGGGAGTGGCCACTGATCCGGTGCCACATCTGATGGCGCTCGCGGCGCTGTTCATCGTCACCCTCGCGGAAACGGGCCGTGTTCCCGTCGACAATCCCGCCACCCATCTCGAACTCACTATGATTCACGAAGCCATGATTCTGGAGTACTCAGGCCGGTACCTGGCCCTGCTCGAATGGGCTTCGGCCATCAAACTGTTGGTATTTCTGACGCTCATCGCCAACGTGTTCGCTCCCTGGGGTATCGCCACGGACCCAACGCCCCTGGCGCTCGTGGTCGGGGGCATGGTCTATGTGGCGAAGGTATCGCTCCTGGCGGCACTGATCGGCTTGATCGAGTGTATGTTCGCCAAACTGCGCCTTTTCCGCGTCACCGATCTGCTCGGCGTCGCCTTCATTCTGGCGCTGCTGGGGCTGCTGTTTTTTTACATTTTGCAAGACTGA
- a CDS encoding hydrogenase, producing the protein MSWLTPRIGAQLVDLGSAMLLLTCFAIVAQRRLSACVDLFALQSAFLAMTATLVAFLTGTRHIYIAAALTVVVKSVVIPHVLRRVIERLNVTRELVMNVNVPASLLICGALVMTAFIITQPIISFGHLLTRNSLAIALAIVLIGFFTMIARQKAVTQLIAFLVMENGLFLGATAATYGMPLIVELGVFFDVLIAALIAGIYTNRLQDAFDSVDTSRLSELKE; encoded by the coding sequence ATGTCCTGGCTCACGCCTCGTATCGGCGCGCAACTCGTGGATCTCGGATCGGCCATGCTGCTGCTCACGTGCTTTGCGATCGTGGCCCAGCGACGGCTATCCGCCTGCGTGGATCTCTTCGCCCTGCAGTCCGCCTTCCTCGCTATGACCGCGACGCTGGTGGCGTTTCTGACCGGGACACGGCACATCTATATTGCCGCGGCTCTGACGGTGGTCGTTAAGAGCGTCGTCATTCCGCACGTGCTGCGGCGGGTGATCGAGCGCCTGAATGTCACGCGCGAACTCGTCATGAATGTCAATGTTCCGGCAAGCCTGCTGATCTGCGGAGCCCTGGTGATGACTGCCTTCATCATCACGCAACCCATCATTTCGTTCGGCCACCTGCTGACCCGAAACTCACTCGCCATTGCGCTGGCCATCGTACTGATCGGGTTTTTCACGATGATCGCGCGACAGAAGGCCGTCACCCAGTTGATCGCCTTTCTGGTCATGGAAAACGGACTGTTCTTGGGCGCAACCGCGGCGACGTACGGTATGCCCTTGATCGTCGAGTTGGGCGTCTTTTTCGACGTGCTGATCGCGGCGCTGATTGCCGGCATCTATACGAACCGGCTGCAGGATGCGTTCGACAGTGTGGACACCAGCCGTCTCAGCGAGTTGAAGGAATGA
- a CDS encoding hydrogenase 4 subunit F: MTTIAVAVLLCAPFTAGCWSLLIRSSQQLHLVNLGSMGLLVAAEILLARTVLTQGSVMVFDEMVYIDALSSVILFIIGTVGLACSLYMRSYMDEQVARGTIAPHRLNLFFFLFHMFLLAMVLATVANSLGVQWVAIEATTLATTFLIAFWRRRESLEAGWKYLILCSVGISLALFGVVLMYYSSLRVLGDVNSALNITQLQAIATQLDPHILKLAFVFLFVGYGTKVGLVPMHSWLPDAYTEAPAPVAAMLAGVLETVAVYAILRSRGIVDQAVSPEFSGSLLALFGLVSFAIAALFLLLQHNYKRLLAYSSIEHMGLAMVGFGVGGPIGVFGGLFHLVNHAFAKSLAFFAAGNIHRRYKTVEIGEVQGLASVLPGSALALMVAGLALAALPPFALFASEMQIVTALGTSGFPGGWGAQGVGGSVLLLLLCGLVAFAGFLYRITGMVWGPAPQTVVQGEPWSAGHLSLLFLSLLLAGLGWVLPPPLHQLLETASTLLVGR, translated from the coding sequence ATGACGACCATTGCCGTGGCCGTACTGCTGTGCGCGCCGTTCACGGCCGGGTGCTGGAGCCTCCTCATTCGTAGTTCCCAACAACTCCACCTGGTAAATCTCGGCAGTATGGGCCTCCTGGTGGCGGCGGAAATTCTGCTCGCCCGAACGGTCCTGACACAGGGTTCAGTGATGGTATTTGACGAGATGGTCTACATCGACGCCCTCTCGTCGGTGATTCTGTTCATCATCGGCACCGTCGGTCTGGCCTGCTCGCTCTATATGCGGTCGTACATGGATGAACAGGTGGCCAGGGGAACTATTGCGCCCCACCGACTGAACTTGTTTTTTTTCCTGTTTCACATGTTCTTGCTGGCCATGGTGCTCGCCACGGTGGCCAACAGTCTTGGCGTGCAATGGGTGGCGATCGAAGCCACAACGCTGGCGACGACCTTCTTGATCGCGTTCTGGCGCCGGCGCGAGTCGCTCGAGGCTGGGTGGAAGTATCTGATTCTCTGCTCGGTCGGAATTTCGCTGGCCCTGTTCGGCGTCGTCCTCATGTACTATTCGTCTCTCCGCGTGCTCGGCGACGTGAATTCGGCGCTGAACATCACCCAGTTGCAGGCGATCGCCACGCAACTGGATCCGCACATTCTGAAGCTTGCCTTCGTCTTTCTCTTCGTCGGCTACGGGACGAAGGTCGGCCTCGTGCCGATGCACAGTTGGTTGCCTGACGCCTATACGGAAGCCCCGGCGCCGGTCGCCGCCATGCTCGCCGGCGTGTTGGAAACGGTCGCCGTCTATGCCATCCTGCGTAGCAGGGGTATCGTCGATCAGGCCGTCTCGCCAGAATTTTCCGGCAGCCTGCTGGCGCTGTTCGGCCTGGTGTCCTTCGCGATTGCAGCTCTGTTTCTGCTGCTGCAGCACAACTACAAGCGGCTGTTGGCCTATTCCAGCATCGAGCACATGGGTCTGGCGATGGTCGGATTCGGAGTCGGCGGACCGATCGGCGTTTTCGGCGGTTTGTTCCATTTGGTGAATCATGCCTTCGCGAAATCGCTGGCGTTCTTTGCGGCCGGCAATATTCACCGGCGCTACAAGACGGTGGAGATCGGGGAGGTGCAGGGGTTGGCCAGCGTCTTGCCCGGTTCCGCGCTGGCGCTGATGGTCGCGGGGCTCGCCTTGGCGGCGCTACCGCCCTTTGCGCTCTTTGCCAGCGAAATGCAGATCGTCACCGCGCTGGGCACCTCGGGTTTCCCGGGCGGGTGGGGGGCTCAGGGAGTGGGCGGCTCCGTCCTGCTCTTGCTGCTGTGCGGCCTCGTGGCGTTTGCCGGCTTTCTCTACCGCATTACCGGCATGGTCTGGGGGCCTGCGCCTCAAACCGTGGTGCAGGGAGAACCTTGGTCGGCCGGACATCTCTCGCTTCTCTTCCTAAGCCTTCTTCTCGCCGGATTGGGCTGGGTCTTGCCTCCGCCCTTGCACCAGTTGCTTGAAACGGCCTCCACCTTGTTGGTCGGCCGATAG
- a CDS encoding NADH-quinone oxidoreductase subunit C, whose product MSDDALIDEQLRAAFPTLPPASSSRAGVIQYRVAPAQLLALASCLHRKLQGRLALLFALDGRPIADRYEIQYLFGLGSRGPWVLLTLERTGGDRLFPSITPSVHAAQWYEREVRDQYGLIPHGHPDLRRLVRHEHWPKGTHPLKKDFSWDRELERQPGEYRFRHVEGEGVFEVPVGPIHAGIIEPGHFRFSVAGEPIMQLEVRHFWKHRGIEKLFEQQPLAAALPLSERISGDTTVGHGLAYCQAIETVMHMTVPRRARYLRSLFLELERLHNHLGDVGAICNDTAYVLAHAHCARMKEQLMQLNDRLTGSRFLRGALCLGGVVHDLAPRRMEEVVDELNRIEQDFSELEAIILANASLTDRLETTGVLAERIAWDHGVIGVVGRASGLDQDVRRDRPFAAYDELPVKVTLYRYGDVRARLRVRIDEIHESVRLIREIARLIPPGGLVAESSDLPTVGDWAVSAVEGWRGEILCFVMAGEQGRIHRCKVRDPSFVNWPAIQWAVTGNILPDFPLINKSFNLSYAGNDL is encoded by the coding sequence ATGTCGGATGATGCATTGATTGATGAGCAGCTTCGCGCGGCCTTCCCGACGTTGCCGCCAGCGTCGTCATCCCGCGCGGGCGTGATCCAGTATCGTGTGGCTCCTGCTCAATTGCTCGCTCTCGCAAGCTGCTTGCACCGCAAGCTACAAGGCCGATTGGCGCTGCTGTTCGCCCTCGACGGCAGACCGATCGCGGACCGATACGAGATTCAGTACCTCTTCGGGCTGGGATCGCGCGGGCCCTGGGTATTGCTGACGCTGGAGCGGACGGGGGGTGATCGGCTCTTTCCATCGATCACACCGTCTGTCCATGCGGCGCAGTGGTACGAACGAGAAGTTCGGGACCAGTATGGATTGATTCCGCACGGCCATCCGGATCTGCGCCGTTTGGTCCGGCACGAACACTGGCCGAAGGGAACACATCCGCTCAAGAAGGACTTTTCCTGGGACCGGGAGCTGGAACGGCAACCGGGTGAGTATCGGTTTCGTCACGTGGAAGGAGAGGGCGTATTTGAAGTCCCGGTCGGCCCGATCCATGCCGGTATTATTGAGCCCGGGCACTTTCGCTTCTCCGTAGCCGGCGAACCGATCATGCAGCTGGAGGTGCGTCATTTCTGGAAGCACCGAGGCATCGAAAAACTGTTCGAGCAACAGCCGCTCGCGGCCGCGCTGCCGCTTTCCGAACGGATCTCCGGCGACACTACGGTCGGCCACGGTCTCGCGTACTGCCAGGCTATCGAGACGGTGATGCACATGACGGTGCCGCGGCGAGCCCGCTATCTGCGCTCCCTGTTTCTGGAGCTGGAACGACTTCACAACCATCTTGGGGATGTGGGGGCGATCTGTAACGATACGGCCTATGTGCTGGCCCATGCGCATTGCGCGCGGATGAAGGAACAGCTCATGCAGCTCAACGATCGTCTGACCGGCTCGCGATTCTTGCGCGGAGCCCTCTGTCTGGGAGGGGTTGTTCACGATCTCGCCCCCCGGAGAATGGAAGAGGTGGTGGACGAGTTGAATCGGATTGAGCAGGACTTCTCAGAACTCGAGGCCATCATTCTTGCGAACGCCTCCTTGACCGACCGGCTCGAAACCACAGGGGTACTTGCGGAACGGATCGCCTGGGACCATGGGGTCATCGGGGTGGTTGGGCGGGCATCGGGACTCGACCAGGATGTGCGGCGTGACCGTCCCTTTGCGGCTTACGACGAATTGCCGGTGAAGGTGACGCTCTACCGGTACGGCGATGTCCGCGCCCGTCTGCGGGTGCGTATCGACGAGATTCACGAATCCGTACGCCTCATCCGTGAGATCGCTCGGCTGATTCCACCCGGAGGGCTCGTCGCTGAATCGAGCGATCTTCCGACGGTAGGAGACTGGGCCGTCTCAGCTGTCGAAGGCTGGCGCGGCGAAATTCTCTGTTTCGTCATGGCGGGGGAGCAGGGTCGGATCCATCGTTGCAAGGTGCGCGATCCCTCCTTTGTGAACTGGCCGGCTATTCAGTGGGCTGTAACGGGAAATATACTTCCCGATTTCCCGCTCATCAATAAGAGCTTCAATCTCTCGTACGCCGGGAATGATCTCTAG